In Candidatus Eremiobacterota bacterium, the genomic stretch CGTGACGACGAGGTGCTCCTCGCCCGCTTGCGCCTGGACGCGAACGAGACCGGGCAGCCCCGCGTAGGCGTGCTCCACGGCGTTCGCCGTCGCCTCGCCGACCGCGGTGAGCAGCGAGAAGCGCGCGTCGTCGTCGAGCCCGAGCTTGCGCGCGAAGCGCTCGAGGCTGCGGCGCACGAGCGGCACCGCCAGCGGCAGCGCGGTGAAAGTGAAGCTGAACGAAGGCGCGGCGACGTCGGAGGCGGCGACGGTCAGCATCGCGACGTCGTCGGTGTTCTCGCGCGCCGCGAAGATGCGCTGCAGCAGCGCGCGGGCCGGCTCCGTCTCGAGCCGCACGACGCTCTCGCGAACCGCGTCGAGCAGCCGCAATTCGCCCTCGATCACGTTGCGCGAGTACTCGATCAAACCGTCGGTGTAGAGCGTGAAGAGCGCGCCGGGCGGGAGCGTGAACGTCCAGTCGCTCGCGCCGACCCGGTCGACGATGCCCAGCGGGACGCCGTCTTTCGGCAGCGCTTGCACGACGCCGTCCGGAAGCGCGATCAGCGGCGCGGGATGGCCCGCGGCGGCGTAGGTGACCGTTCCGTCGCGCGGGTCGACGATCCCGAAGATCGCGGTCACCATCACCGGGTTCGCGCGCATGTTGACGATCGTGTTGGCGCGCTCGAGGACGAGCGAAGGCGAGTTCGGGTTGAGCGCGGCGGCGCGGAACGCCTGGCGCACCTCACCCATCACGATTGCCGCGCGCAACCCGTGGCCCGCGACGTCACCGATCGAGAACGCGATCCGGTTGTCGGGGAGGCGAAATGCGTCGTACCAGTCGCCGCCGACGATCGCTTCCTGGGCGCCCGGCAGGTACGCCGCGTCGAAGACGAGCCGGTCGTCGAGCGGGAGCCGCTCGGGGAGCAGCGCGCGCTGCAGCGTGTCGGCGACGTGGTGCTCGC encodes the following:
- a CDS encoding SpoIIE family protein phosphatase yields the protein MTQIDQRRMTAALRLLVAASRELAASFEYAQTLVAVGRLIVPDFADGFWVDVDEGEIRTTVARAGRLDGGAQEFPLVARGQQLGCMHVAGGGDPGDPFSGLDLWSELALRIAVSVDAAQVYAREHHVADTLQRALLPERLPLDDRLVFDAAYLPGAQEAIVGGDWYDAFRLPDNRIAFSIGDVAGHGLRAAIVMGEVRQAFRAAALNPNSPSLVLERANTIVNMRANPVMVTAIFGIVDPRDGTVTYAAAGHPAPLIALPDGVVQALPKDGVPLGIVDRVGASDWTFTLPPGALFTLYTDGLIEYSRNVIEGELRLLDAVRESVVRLETEPARALLQRIFAARENTDDVAMLTVAASDVAAPSFSFTFTALPLAVPLVRRSLERFARKLGLDDDARFSLLTAVGEATANAVEHAYAGLPGLVRVQAQAGEEHLVVTIEDEGKWKPAQRREERGRGLPLMRALMDGVEIRTDQSRTEVRLTMALREGGVPA